The Bacillus sp. B-jedd sequence CCGATTGATAGTGACAAATTTACACCGAATTTAGAAGGATACACAAGTTATGAATTACAACTCAAAAATCAACCTAAGATGACAACTGGTAATATTGATGAGTTAATTCCTGAAGAGTTAAAGGAACAATGGGAAGAAGCTAAAAAGAAACCAAACGAAACAACAATGCTCAAATTAAATGGTAATTGGTATATTTACGTAAAAAGGGGATACCTTGTAAACTATATAGAAGCCAATGGCAAAGAAGGTACATTATATCTAGCAAAAACCTCTGCTCAAAAATCTCAGTATACTTTTCACGCCCTAGCTGAGGGGTATAAAGTGGATTCTCTAAAGATTGTTTATGAATAAATTTTAAAACATAGCAAGAAGTTTTTCAGTAACAAAGGACATTGTGAAATATTGTACCTAAGCTAACGGGTGCGTGATCCAGGAAGGATTACCGCCCTTTTTGTTGAATTTTTTATTAAACAAACAGGACAGAAGAGTTGAACAATGACTTTGACTAATTAATCGGAAATGGTGGTGGAATTTTGGATACATCACACCCGCTGCTTATTGATGTTTTGCCTAATTTAGCAACCAGGATTAGAAATTACTTTATTACAGTATCCCGAAAGGATTTGGCCGACCATGTTGAGCACCTTCAAATACAAGGGCTATGCGAATGTGGGGACCCTGACTGTGGTTCATTTTATCTTGCCAATTATTCGGACAACGAGGAATTGATTGAAGGATTTAATTTTGAAGATATAGGAAGCATAGAGGTTTATGAAGGGAAAATCGGTTTTATCGAAATTTTTCCAAGTCAATATGGATACTCTGTTCGTTCAAAGTTAAAGGAACGGGGTATCTTTAATTGAGCTAACGGGGCAGTTTAGTTGAACGAAAGTGATGTAAAATCGAACTGTTAGATTGTTCATCCTTAATCCGGTTACAACCTATAATCGAAAGCGGGATTAATAAGTGTTTGAATACAAGTTTGTAAAAATAGAGTTTAAAAAGTTATCTGGCAAACCTACTGAAGATTATCGAGAAGTAATTAATAATTACGCAAATCAAGGCTGGTGTTTTGTTTAAATTTTCTCTCCTGACTTTGCAACGAGAGGAAT is a genomic window containing:
- a CDS encoding DUF4177 domain-containing protein, translating into MFEYKFVKIEFKKLSGKPTEDYREVINNYANQGWCFV